In Methanothermus fervidus DSM 2088, a single genomic region encodes these proteins:
- a CDS encoding glycosyl transferase family 2 (COGs: COG1819 Glycosyl transferase related to UDP-glucuronosyltransferase~InterPro IPR005262: IPR001173: IPR007235~KEGG: mth:MTH884 teichoic acid biosynthesis related protein~PFAM: glycosyl transferase family 2; Glycosyltransferase 28 domain~SPTR: O26970 Teichoic acid biosynthesis related protein~PFAM: Glycosyltransferase family 28 C-terminal domain; Glycosyl transferase family 2~TIGRFAM: conserved hypothetical protein) produces MIVMIRVSIVIPTYNEEKFLPALLESIKRQNYKNYEVIIADANSTDKTRDIAKSYGCKIVEGGTPAVGRNSGAKHANGDLLLFLDADTILTPNYLEKLVKNFMKEDIGIAITQISPVYGNVLEKILHEIANKAVKMLEPVKPHGSGGFGIATWKILHDKIGGFDESLDFGEDTDYIQRMSKITKFKVLKEPRLLISTRRLKKEGLKNLTAKYTKSTIHQFLGKNVSAKELNYNFEYRDVDAPSVKIVDEIFGKRKRILYGVCGEGMGHAIRSGVILEELSKKHSIKILASGRAYKYLSKKFEDVYEIGGFNTVYENNRVNTIKTFFESIRRFPKHLISNFWTIYRIVNEFNPHIVISDFEFYSSLFANIMRLPLISIDNIHVISRCKIKYPRKYWWDRIKAEIVIRLFVIKAKKYLITTYYFPQVKYPENTKLYPPILRKKIIKLKPSYGDHVFVYQTSKTNKKLLNDLKKINQKFIIYGFDENKEVKNLKFKKFNESEFYDDLASAKAVITNGGFSLISEALYLKKPILSIPIQGQFEQILNALYLDKLGYGKFIEESSVGKIMEFLNNLDKYREKLKDYEYCGNDFLISDLEEIIDEYAKPEKY; encoded by the coding sequence GTGATAGTTATGATCAGAGTTAGCATAGTAATACCTACATACAATGAAGAAAAATTTTTACCAGCTTTGCTTGAGAGTATCAAAAGACAAAATTACAAAAATTACGAAGTTATAATTGCTGATGCAAATTCTACAGATAAAACTAGAGATATAGCAAAATCTTACGGATGTAAGATAGTAGAAGGTGGAACACCAGCAGTTGGTAGAAACAGTGGAGCAAAACATGCCAATGGGGATTTATTATTATTCTTAGATGCAGATACAATTTTGACACCTAATTATTTAGAAAAATTGGTAAAAAATTTCATGAAAGAAGACATAGGAATTGCTATCACCCAAATATCTCCAGTTTATGGAAATGTTTTAGAAAAAATTTTACATGAAATCGCAAATAAAGCTGTAAAAATGTTAGAACCCGTAAAACCTCACGGATCAGGAGGATTTGGCATTGCGACATGGAAAATTTTACATGATAAAATAGGAGGTTTTGACGAATCATTGGACTTTGGAGAAGATACAGATTATATTCAACGAATGTCTAAGATAACTAAATTTAAAGTCCTAAAAGAACCACGTCTTTTAATTTCAACTAGAAGATTAAAAAAAGAAGGTTTAAAAAATCTAACAGCGAAATACACAAAGAGTACAATACATCAATTTCTTGGAAAGAATGTAAGTGCAAAAGAATTAAATTATAACTTTGAGTATAGAGATGTAGATGCCCCATCAGTTAAAATTGTTGATGAAATCTTTGGTAAAAGGAAAAGAATACTTTATGGTGTATGTGGGGAAGGAATGGGTCATGCTATTAGGAGCGGTGTAATATTGGAAGAATTATCAAAAAAACACAGTATAAAAATATTGGCTAGTGGAAGGGCATACAAATATTTATCTAAAAAATTTGAGGATGTGTATGAAATAGGTGGTTTTAATACAGTTTATGAAAATAACAGGGTTAACACTATAAAAACATTCTTTGAATCTATTAGAAGATTTCCAAAACATCTAATATCAAATTTTTGGACAATATATCGCATAGTTAATGAATTTAATCCTCATATAGTAATTTCTGATTTTGAGTTTTATTCTAGCTTATTTGCAAATATAATGCGACTCCCACTTATAAGTATTGATAATATTCATGTGATATCTCGTTGTAAAATTAAATATCCTAGAAAATATTGGTGGGATAGGATAAAAGCAGAGATAGTTATACGTCTTTTTGTCATAAAGGCTAAAAAATATCTTATAACAACATATTATTTCCCACAGGTTAAATATCCTGAAAATACGAAATTATACCCGCCAATTTTAAGAAAGAAAATCATAAAATTAAAACCTAGTTATGGTGACCATGTTTTTGTATACCAAACTAGCAAAACTAATAAAAAATTACTCAATGATTTAAAGAAAATAAACCAAAAATTTATCATTTATGGTTTCGATGAAAACAAGGAAGTAAAGAATTTAAAATTTAAAAAATTCAATGAATCAGAATTTTACGATGATTTAGCTTCTGCAAAAGCTGTGATAACAAATGGTGGTTTCAGCCTAATTAGTGAAGCTTTATATTTAAAAAAACCAATACTTAGTATTCCAATCCAAGGACAATTTGAGCAAATATTAAATGCATTATACCTAGATAAATTAGGCTATGGTAAATTTATTGAAGAGAGTTCGGTTGGAAAAATTATGGAATTCTTAAATAACCTAGATAAATATCGTGAAAAGCTTAAAGATTACGAATATTGTGGAAATGATTTCTTAATTTCAGATCTTGAGGAAATTATTGATGAATATGCTAAACCTGAAAAATATTAG
- a CDS encoding Dimethylmenaquinone methyltransferase (COGs: COG0684 Demethylmenaquinone methyltransferase~InterPro IPR005493~KEGG: mth:MTH888 hypothetical protein~PFAM: Dimethylmenaquinone methyltransferase~SPTR: O26974 Conserved protein~PFAM: Demethylmenaquinone methyltransferase) produces MLKIKISPRTLLKGFSKKIDLSLISTPQVSDALFDLTGKNYALHNIKPLNNLKVFGKVVTVKTKDYDWGTSVKAIDIANENEVIFIVTEGNSNAVWGELTSKAAKIKNIAGTIICGACRDLHAIKNIRYPVFAEKVVPNAGSPLCKGKINVEVKYNGIKIKPNDYVIGDECGVVVIPNELFDKVIEKTREINEKEKEIKKKMSEGFSLSEILEL; encoded by the coding sequence ATGTTAAAAATCAAGATTTCACCAAGAACATTGCTCAAAGGTTTTTCAAAAAAAATAGATTTAAGCTTAATTTCTACTCCTCAAGTTTCAGATGCTCTTTTTGATCTTACAGGTAAAAATTATGCTCTTCATAACATAAAACCACTAAATAATCTTAAAGTGTTTGGAAAAGTAGTGACAGTAAAAACCAAAGATTATGATTGGGGGACTTCAGTAAAAGCCATTGACATTGCAAATGAAAATGAAGTTATATTTATAGTAACTGAAGGTAATTCAAACGCTGTTTGGGGTGAATTAACATCGAAAGCTGCAAAAATTAAAAATATTGCTGGAACTATAATATGTGGAGCATGTAGAGACTTACATGCAATTAAAAATATAAGATACCCTGTTTTTGCTGAAAAGGTTGTCCCAAATGCTGGAAGTCCTCTATGTAAAGGCAAAATAAATGTAGAAGTAAAATACAATGGAATTAAAATAAAACCCAATGACTATGTCATTGGAGATGAGTGTGGGGTAGTTGTTATTCCAAATGAATTATTTGATAAAGTAATTGAAAAAACTAGAGAAATAAATGAAAAAGAAAAAGAAATAAAAAAGAAGATGTCTGAAGGTTTCTCTTTATCTGAAATATTAGAATTGTAA
- a CDS encoding magnesium chelatase ChlI subunit (COGs: COG1067 ATP-dependent protease~InterPro IPR003593: IPR000523~KEGG: mth:MTH892 ATP-dependent protease La related protein~PFAM: magnesium chelatase ChlI subunit~SMART: AAA ATPase~SPTR: O26978 Putative protease La homolog type 2~PFAM: Magnesium chelatase, subunit ChlI; Sigma-54 interaction domain~TIGRFAM: lon-related putative ATP-dependent protease) has translation MYVDMRKEFLEDINTTEDVLIPEDPLDRVIGHDDVMPIIKIAAKQRRNLLLVGPPGIGKSLIAQAISSYLPKPNEEIAVLHNPERPERPIVEVRKRKEIEKESKEFGGSSGKLIDPKEVPANVAEKLGFRCVHCKEYSSAYEKICPKCGRDKFAELNSQKRHVRELLGMFDSNKRSSTSFPKKRVTTTKIINGREEVVIYERVGGNKIRILRPRSFERRGRFSREKRNVIVPLNRKTFVQATGASETELLGDVRHDPYGGHPELGSHPYERVVPGAIHEAHEGVLFIDEIAHIARLQRFILTAMQEKKFPIVGRNPQSAGSSVRVEDVPCDFIFIAACNVSDLQYILPPLRSRIQGEGYEILLDVTMPDTEENRAKMAQFVAQEIVKDGKIPHATRGAVEELIEESKRRARVIDDTDNALSLRLRDLSGIIRMAGDLAVMEGSKYIRRKHVRAAIKRAIPIEDQIIKRYGSYEAAMQKDLTTRYGNKSSFKNNNEESVNRSYM, from the coding sequence ATGTATGTTGATATGAGAAAAGAGTTTTTGGAAGACATAAACACTACGGAAGATGTATTAATACCTGAAGATCCTCTTGATAGAGTTATTGGACATGACGATGTGATGCCTATTATTAAAATAGCTGCTAAACAAAGGAGAAATTTACTTCTTGTTGGTCCTCCTGGAATTGGAAAATCATTAATTGCACAAGCAATTTCTTCATACTTACCCAAACCAAATGAAGAAATAGCTGTTTTACATAATCCAGAAAGGCCTGAAAGACCAATTGTTGAAGTAAGAAAAAGAAAAGAAATAGAGAAAGAATCAAAAGAATTTGGAGGATCTTCTGGTAAATTAATAGATCCAAAAGAAGTTCCAGCTAATGTAGCAGAGAAACTGGGTTTTAGATGTGTACATTGTAAGGAATATAGTTCCGCATATGAAAAAATATGTCCAAAATGTGGTCGTGATAAGTTTGCTGAATTAAATTCTCAAAAAAGACACGTTAGAGAACTATTAGGAATGTTTGACTCTAACAAAAGAAGTAGCACGTCATTTCCTAAAAAAAGAGTGACTACAACTAAAATTATCAATGGTCGTGAAGAAGTAGTAATATATGAAAGAGTAGGTGGAAATAAAATCCGTATTTTGAGACCAAGAAGTTTTGAAAGAAGAGGTCGTTTCTCAAGGGAGAAAAGAAATGTTATAGTACCTCTAAATAGGAAAACATTTGTGCAGGCAACAGGAGCTAGTGAGACAGAGCTTTTAGGAGATGTGAGACACGACCCCTATGGTGGTCACCCTGAGTTAGGATCTCATCCATATGAAAGAGTTGTACCAGGAGCAATACATGAAGCACATGAGGGAGTGTTATTTATAGATGAAATAGCACATATTGCAAGATTACAACGCTTTATACTTACTGCCATGCAGGAAAAAAAGTTTCCTATAGTTGGTAGAAATCCACAAAGTGCTGGAAGTTCTGTAAGAGTTGAAGATGTACCATGTGATTTCATATTTATAGCTGCTTGTAATGTTTCAGATTTACAATATATTTTACCACCATTAAGATCTAGAATACAAGGAGAAGGATATGAAATATTGTTAGATGTTACAATGCCAGATACTGAAGAAAATAGGGCTAAAATGGCACAATTTGTTGCACAGGAGATTGTTAAAGATGGTAAAATACCCCATGCAACAAGAGGAGCTGTAGAAGAGTTAATAGAAGAATCTAAAAGACGTGCACGTGTAATTGATGACACAGATAATGCTCTTTCATTACGATTACGTGATCTAAGTGGAATAATAAGAATGGCTGGAGATTTAGCTGTAATGGAAGGAAGCAAATATATAAGAAGAAAACATGTGCGTGCAGCAATTAAGAGAGCTATTCCAATAGAAGATCAAATAATAAAAAGATATGGATCTTATGAAGCTGCAATGCAAAAAGATTTAACAACAAGGTATGGAAACAAGTCATCGTTCAAAAATAACAATGAGGAAAGTGTAAATAGGAGTTATATGTAA
- a CDS encoding protein of unknown function DUF81 (InterPro IPR002781~KEGG: mth:MTH882 hypothetical protein~PFAM: protein of unknown function DUF81~SPTR: B9AH09 Putative uncharacterized protein~PFAM: Sulfite exporter TauE/SafE) translates to MSIDILGYIIILIITGIGVGTLTGMLGVGGGFILVPIFFFLNQIFLGVNESFAFRMATATSLSTFIPNMVSAYEHAQRGSVLWKEGTLIAFFGFIGGIIGATINLILPVKFLKIFFALLLVFLAIKLIRNVNPKTLTFQKNVFLNNISYLIPIGILTGILSGMFGIGGGIILVPLLTIIGFDLLKSIGTSTFVVTITSLGGILIYIFSTNAQNLSYSIGYVNLLQSLIINITGVLSVRFGVKMAYKYPKKVLKYVVAILLIIFAIKLQF, encoded by the coding sequence ATGAGCATAGATATATTGGGTTACATAATAATACTTATAATTACTGGAATAGGCGTTGGAACATTAACAGGGATGCTTGGAGTTGGTGGTGGATTTATACTAGTTCCTATATTTTTCTTTTTAAATCAAATTTTTTTAGGAGTTAATGAAAGTTTTGCATTTAGAATGGCAACAGCCACTAGCTTATCTACATTTATTCCAAACATGGTAAGTGCCTATGAACATGCACAAAGAGGTTCTGTCTTGTGGAAAGAAGGCACATTAATAGCTTTTTTTGGATTTATTGGTGGAATAATAGGAGCTACCATAAATTTAATTTTACCTGTAAAATTTTTAAAAATATTCTTTGCCTTGTTATTAGTTTTTTTGGCTATAAAATTAATTAGGAATGTAAATCCCAAAACTTTAACTTTCCAAAAAAATGTTTTTCTCAATAATATTAGTTATCTCATACCTATAGGGATACTTACCGGGATTCTTTCTGGAATGTTTGGTATTGGAGGTGGCATAATTCTTGTTCCATTATTAACAATTATTGGATTTGATTTATTGAAATCAATAGGAACATCTACTTTTGTTGTAACTATTACTTCATTAGGTGGCATTTTAATTTATATCTTCTCTACCAATGCTCAAAACTTATCATATTCTATAGGTTATGTTAATCTTTTACAATCACTTATAATAAACATTACCGGGGTATTGTCTGTTAGATTTGGTGTTAAAATGGCATATAAATATCCAAAAAAAGTTTTAAAATATGTAGTAGCCATATTATTAATTATTTTTGCTATTAAATTACAATTCTAA
- a CDS encoding TOPRIM domain protein (COGs: COG1658 Small primase-like protein (Toprim domain)~InterPro IPR006154: IPR006171~KEGG: mth:MTH890 hypothetical protein~PFAM: TOPRIM domain protein~SMART: Toprim sub domain protein~SPTR: O26976 UPF0292 protein MTH_890~PFAM: Toprim domain), with translation MTLGTLHCLKEELKELKFYAEKGVPILIEGKKDEEALQRLGINGNFIKISGSPLKLIEIAYLVAETASEAIILTDFDEKGEELANKLRKNIESLGCRVNTKIRYKLKAMTKRYIKDIENLPKYLDRLKFEICPYTSHNDYLLDFENGYNFQED, from the coding sequence ATGACACTGGGAACTTTACATTGTTTAAAAGAGGAATTAAAAGAATTAAAATTTTATGCAGAAAAAGGCGTTCCTATTCTTATAGAAGGTAAAAAGGATGAAGAAGCCCTACAAAGATTAGGGATAAATGGAAATTTTATCAAAATTTCTGGATCACCGCTCAAATTAATTGAAATTGCATATCTAGTGGCAGAAACTGCATCAGAGGCTATAATACTTACGGATTTTGATGAAAAAGGTGAAGAATTAGCTAATAAGTTGCGTAAAAACATAGAGAGCTTGGGCTGTCGTGTGAACACGAAGATAAGATATAAACTTAAAGCAATGACAAAACGGTACATCAAAGACATTGAGAATCTTCCAAAATATCTTGACAGACTAAAGTTTGAGATATGTCCCTACACATCGCACAATGATTATTTATTAGATTTTGAAAATGGTTATAATTTTCAGGAGGATTAA
- a CDS encoding Transcription initiation factor IIB (TFIIB) (COGs: COG1405 Transcription initiation factor TFIIIB Brf1 subunit/Transcription initiation factor TFIIB~InterPro IPR013137: IPR006670: IPR000812: IPR011028: IPR 013150: IPR013763~KEGG: msi:Msm_0424 transcription initiation factor IIB~PFAM: Transcription factor TFIIB cyclin-related; Zinc finger TFIIB-type domain protein~SMART: Cyclin domain protein~SPTR: B9AH06 Putative uncharacterized protein~PFAM: TFIIB zinc-binding; Transcription factor TFIIB repeat) has product MKKKVLKGSVCPECGSEDLIEDHERAEIVCRKCGLVIDEKLIDMGPEWRAFDHEQREKRTRVGAPVTYTIHDKGLSTMIDWRNKDIYGKDIPAKSRAQWYRLRKWQRKIRISGATERNLAFALSELDRIASRLNLPRTVRETASVIYRDAVKKKLIRGRSIEEVVAAALYAACRKCNVPRTLDEIAEVSGVKKKGVGRTYRFLARKLNIRLPPTSPIDYVPRFASELGLSGKVQSKAIEIIKKAMKKGLTSGRGPTGVAAAALYIASVLLRERRTQREIAEVAGITEVTIRNRYRELTSKLNLGVTF; this is encoded by the coding sequence ATGAAAAAGAAAGTTCTTAAAGGTTCAGTTTGTCCTGAATGTGGATCTGAAGACTTAATTGAAGACCATGAAAGGGCTGAAATAGTTTGTAGGAAGTGCGGACTTGTTATAGATGAAAAATTAATTGACATGGGACCTGAATGGAGAGCATTTGATCACGAACAAAGAGAAAAACGTACACGTGTTGGTGCCCCTGTCACATATACAATTCATGATAAAGGATTATCTACAATGATTGATTGGAGAAATAAAGATATTTATGGAAAAGATATTCCTGCAAAAAGTAGGGCTCAATGGTACAGATTAAGAAAATGGCAAAGAAAAATTAGAATTTCTGGTGCAACAGAAAGAAATCTTGCGTTTGCATTAAGCGAATTAGATAGAATTGCATCAAGATTAAATTTACCTAGGACTGTTAGAGAAACTGCATCAGTTATTTATAGAGATGCTGTAAAAAAGAAACTGATAAGAGGAAGAAGCATAGAAGAAGTTGTAGCAGCTGCATTGTATGCAGCATGTAGGAAATGTAATGTGCCTAGAACTTTAGATGAAATTGCTGAAGTTTCTGGTGTTAAGAAAAAAGGTGTTGGTCGTACATACAGATTTTTAGCTAGAAAATTAAATATACGTTTACCACCAACGTCACCTATTGATTATGTACCTAGATTTGCAAGTGAATTAGGACTTTCAGGTAAAGTACAGTCAAAAGCTATCGAAATAATTAAAAAAGCTATGAAAAAAGGACTTACTTCAGGAAGAGGTCCAACTGGAGTGGCTGCAGCCGCATTATATATAGCATCTGTATTACTTAGAGAAAGAAGAACTCAAAGAGAAATTGCTGAAGTAGCTGGAATAACAGAAGTAACAATACGTAACAGGTATAGGGAATTAACAAGTAAATTAAACTTAGGCGTGACATTCTAA
- a CDS encoding conserved hypothetical protein (KEGG: mth:MTH883 hypothetical protein~SPTR: O26969 Putative uncharacterized protein), whose product MKLRVMGLFFIIMAFLMLNPHVKNLVTPFTHIFLMGSSEGKDILFFSLMGLSMILSPLSENRIFKKFNREVYLSVVLFLAFLSYLISEIIEIYIRYKFSVSPFTTFVVLSPTPTSTSILHSHIFKASLSPIFQKFVISKNIHIGTSLLHYIPSWLTVYATIVLFLIYFFGLLSLSERKIIQKILIIFGLSTLIIGIIDGGIFATPSLVGLFILFYMKFATTDSPTGKNLIKPTLIILIIIFIGLALDITHSNTKFYEVTALKNNNEKIYSYMPGKYNERWLINHLTKKFEGKYIAFFMSWNFFSYW is encoded by the coding sequence TTGAAACTTAGAGTAATGGGATTGTTTTTCATAATTATGGCATTCCTCATGCTAAACCCGCATGTTAAAAATTTAGTGACACCGTTTACACATATATTCTTAATGGGATCTTCTGAAGGAAAAGATATTTTATTTTTTTCTTTGATGGGTTTGTCAATGATTTTAAGTCCTTTATCTGAAAATAGAATATTTAAAAAATTTAATAGAGAAGTTTACTTGTCAGTAGTTTTATTTTTAGCATTTCTTAGCTATCTTATTTCTGAAATTATTGAAATTTACATTCGTTATAAATTTTCAGTCTCGCCCTTCACAACTTTTGTTGTTTTATCACCAACGCCAACATCCACTAGCATTTTACATTCACATATTTTTAAAGCTTCTTTAAGTCCTATATTCCAAAAATTTGTAATTTCCAAAAATATTCATATAGGCACGTCTTTATTACATTACATTCCAAGTTGGCTGACAGTTTATGCAACTATAGTTCTCTTTTTAATATATTTTTTTGGTTTGTTATCTCTTAGCGAAAGAAAAATAATACAAAAAATCTTAATTATATTTGGATTATCTACTCTAATAATTGGAATTATTGATGGAGGGATATTTGCAACACCCTCACTGGTAGGGTTATTTATTTTGTTTTATATGAAATTTGCCACCACTGATTCTCCAACTGGTAAAAATCTAATAAAACCTACATTAATTATTTTGATTATAATTTTTATAGGCCTTGCTCTTGATATAACTCATTCAAATACAAAATTTTACGAAGTAACGGCACTAAAAAATAACAACGAAAAGATATACTCATATATGCCAGGTAAATATAATGAAAGATGGCTTATAAATCACTTAACAAAAAAATTTGAAGGAAAGTACATAGCTTTCTTTATGAGTTGGAATTTCTTTTCATATTGGTGA
- a CDS encoding H/ACA RNA-protein complex component Gar1 (InterPro IPR020321~KEGG: mth:MTH886 H/ACA RNA-protein complex component Gar1~SPTR: O26972 Uncharacterized protein MTH_886~PFAM: Gar1/Naf1 RNA binding region), producing MASIKGKLLKITDKGFLVAKVKMTPAIGSPVYSSDNIKIGNVKRVFGPTKNPYITIDPAINSKKLEKRVGTTIFIKKKKRRREKRK from the coding sequence ATGGCTTCAATAAAAGGAAAATTATTGAAGATTACTGATAAAGGGTTTTTGGTTGCAAAGGTTAAAATGACTCCAGCAATAGGATCCCCTGTTTATTCTTCTGATAATATTAAAATAGGCAATGTTAAACGAGTTTTTGGTCCTACAAAAAATCCATACATTACAATTGACCCTGCAATTAATTCTAAAAAACTTGAGAAACGAGTTGGAACAACAATATTTATAAAGAAGAAGAAAAGGAGGAGAGAAAAACGAAAATGA
- a CDS encoding DNA primase (COGs: COG0358 DNA primase~InterPro IPR006154: IPR006171~KEGG: mth:MTH891 DNA primase~PFAM: TOPRIM domain protein~SMART: Toprim sub domain protein~SPTR: O26977 UPF0095 protein MTH_891~PFAM: Toprim domain): MGKEEINTTKYLIHAKITANGVVEKPDVVGAIFGQTEGLLTDDLDLRELQKTGRIGRIKVKIKSRHGKSKGKIIVPSSLDRVETAILAAALETINRVGPCEAKIKVEKVEDIRSVKRKKVVERAKEIYAEMMEQVAPESMKMIEEVKKAVRSHEITEYGKEKLPAGPNVSTSDAIIVVEGRSDVLNLLKHGIKNAIAVEGVNIPQTVIDLSREKTVTVFVDGDRGGELILKEILQVADVDYIARAPKGKEVEELDKNEIIEALRNKIPAEQFYQEFGISKGKDKKTILKNMLKKLIGSGNAEILDETLNIMKEIRVENLYDELKNINNDAYAVVFDGVVTQRIVDIASEKGIKYLVAVRSGGLVKKPVEINIITNRGL, encoded by the coding sequence ATGGGTAAAGAAGAAATAAATACTACTAAATACCTTATTCATGCAAAAATCACAGCAAATGGAGTTGTAGAAAAACCTGATGTTGTTGGTGCTATATTTGGTCAAACGGAGGGTTTATTAACTGATGATTTAGATTTGAGAGAACTTCAAAAAACAGGTAGGATTGGAAGAATTAAAGTCAAAATTAAATCTCGTCATGGCAAATCTAAAGGAAAAATAATTGTACCATCCAGCCTTGACAGAGTTGAAACAGCAATATTGGCTGCAGCATTGGAAACAATAAATAGAGTTGGCCCATGTGAAGCTAAAATTAAAGTTGAAAAAGTTGAAGACATAAGATCTGTAAAAAGAAAAAAAGTAGTGGAACGTGCCAAGGAAATATACGCTGAAATGATGGAGCAAGTAGCTCCTGAAAGTATGAAAATGATTGAAGAAGTAAAAAAAGCCGTTCGTAGTCATGAAATAACAGAATACGGTAAAGAAAAATTACCTGCAGGGCCAAATGTTTCTACTTCTGACGCCATAATTGTTGTGGAAGGTAGGTCGGATGTTTTAAACTTATTGAAACATGGTATTAAAAATGCCATAGCAGTTGAAGGTGTAAATATTCCTCAGACTGTTATAGATTTAAGTCGTGAAAAGACAGTTACAGTTTTTGTTGATGGTGATAGAGGAGGAGAATTAATATTAAAAGAAATACTACAGGTTGCCGATGTAGATTACATTGCTAGGGCTCCAAAAGGTAAAGAAGTTGAAGAATTAGATAAAAATGAAATTATAGAGGCTCTTCGTAATAAAATACCTGCAGAACAGTTTTATCAAGAATTTGGAATTTCAAAAGGAAAGGATAAAAAAACTATACTTAAAAATATGCTTAAAAAACTAATAGGCTCAGGAAACGCAGAAATATTAGATGAAACTCTGAATATAATGAAAGAAATAAGAGTTGAAAATTTATATGATGAATTAAAAAATATAAATAATGATGCGTATGCCGTTGTCTTTGATGGTGTTGTAACTCAAAGAATTGTTGATATTGCATCAGAGAAGGGTATTAAATATTTGGTCGCTGTAAGAAGTGGTGGGTTAGTAAAAAAACCTGTTGAAATTAATATAATTACGAATAGAGGGTTATAG